In one window of Mercurialis annua linkage group LG4, ddMerAnnu1.2, whole genome shotgun sequence DNA:
- the LOC126677840 gene encoding probable auxin efflux carrier component 1b isoform X1, whose product MISATDLYHVLTAVVPLYVAMILAYGSVKWWKIFTPDQCSGINRFVALFAVPLLSFHFISTNNPYAMNYRFIAADTLQKVIVLLVLAVWSRFSSRGSLEWSITLFSLSTLPNTLVMGIPLLKGMYGNDSGSLMVQIVVLQCIIWYTLMLFLFEFRGARLLIGEQFPDTAGSIISFRVDSDIISLDGREPLQTEAEVGEDGKLHVTVRKSTSSRSEIFSRKSHGPNSGLSLTPRPSNLTNAEIYSLQSSRNPTPRGSSFNHTDFYSMVNAKNATNVSPRQSNFGNLTFDEENAVFANVPRTNGTANYPPPPNAGIFSPGAKKKPENGKDLHMFVWSSSASPVSEGGIHVFRGPDHGIDLNGVAHQKVDYDEFGRDEFSFGNRAAPNGADREGPVLSKLGSSSTAELHPKSGANGEAGPTAMPPTSVMTRLILIMVWRKLIRNPNTYSSLIGLTWSLICFRFKVEMPAIVARSISILSDAGLGMAMFSLGLFMALQPRIIACGNTVATFAMAVRFLTGPAVMAAASYIVGLRGVLLHIAIVQAALPQGIVPFVFAKEYNVHPDILSTGVIFGMLIALPITMVYYILLGL is encoded by the exons ATGATCAGTGCAACAGACCTCTACCATGTTCTCACAGCAGTGGTTCCACTCTATGTGGCCATGATCTTGGCTTATGGCTCTGTCAAATGGTGGAAAATCTTCACCCCTGATCAGTGCTCAGGGATCAACAGATTTGTTGCTCTCTTTGCTGTTCCTTTGCTCTCCTTTCACTTCATTTCCACCAACAATCCTTACGCCATGAACTACAGGTTCATTGCAGCTGACACTCTTCAGAAAGTCATTGTCTTGCTGGTTTTAGCTGTGTGGTCGAGGTTTAGCTCCAGGGGCTCTCTTGAATGGTCCATCACTCTCTTCTCCCTCTCCACACTTCCCAACACTCTTGTTATGGGCATCCCTTTGTTGAAGGGTATGTATGGGAACGATTCAGGGAGTCTTATGGTCCAAATAGTTGTGCTTCAGTGCATAATATGGTACACTTTGATGCTTTTTCTGTTTGAATTTAGAGGAGCTAGGCTGTTGATTGGGGAGCAGTTTCCTGATACTGCTGGCTCTATTATCTCCTTCAGAGTTGATTCTGATATCATATCTTTAGATGGTAGAGAGCCGTTGCAAACTGAAGCTGAAGTTGGTGAAGATGGTAAGCTTCATGTTACCGTTAGGAAATCAACTAGTTCAAGATCAGAAATCTTCTCTAGGAAATCACATGGTCCTAACTCTGGTCTTTCATTGACTCCTAGACCCTCTAACTTAACCAATGCAGAGATTTATTCTCTTCAATCTTCAAGAAACCCTACCCCTAGAGGCTCAAGCTTTAACCATACTGATTTTTACTCCATGGTTAATGCCAAGAATGCCACTAATGTTAGCCCTAGACAGTCCAACTTTGGTAACTTGACATTTGATGAAGAAAATGCAGTGTTTGCAAATGTTCCAAGGACTAATGGAACTGCTAATTATCCTCCTCCTCCAAATGCTGGGATATTCTCTCCCGGAGCGAAGAAGAAGCCCGAAAATGGCAAGGATTTGCATATGTTTGTGTGGAGTTCTAGCGCTTCTCCTGTATCTGAAGGCGGGATTCATGTCTTTAGAGGGCCTGATCATGGTATTGACCTTAACGGGGTTGCTCATCAGAAGG TAGATTATGATGAGTTTGGTCGGGATGAGTTCAGTTTTGGGAACAGAGCTGCCCCGAATGGAGCGGACCGGGAGGGTCCAGTGCTGTCCAAGCTTGGTTCAAGCTCAACAGCAGAACTACACCCAAAGAGTGGCGCTAATGGTGAAGCAGGGCCTACTGCCATGCCACCTACTAGTGTAATGACAAGACTGATTCTTATTATGGTGTGGAGAAAGCTTATCAGGAATCCTAATACTTATTCCAGTCTCATTGGCCTTACTTGGTCTCTAATTTGTTTCAG GTTCAAGGTGGAAATGCCCGCAATCGTTGCTCGTTCGATATCAATCTTATCTGATGCTGGTCTTGGCATGGCCATGTTTAGTCTTG GCTTGTTTATGGCATTGCAGCCAAGGATCATTGCTTGCGGGAACACAGTCGCAACATTTGCAATGGCTGTTAGATTCCTCACGGGTCCAGCAGTCATGGCAGCAGCTTCGTACATCGTCGGACTACGTGGAGTTCTGTTGCACATAGCCATAGTGCAG GCAGCTCTTCCACAAGGGATTGTCCCCTTTGTCTTTGCAAAAGAATACAATGTTCATCCTGACATTTTGAGCACTGG GGTTATATTTGGGATGTTAATAGCTCTTCCTATCACAATGGTTTATTATATATTGCTTGGACTTTGA
- the LOC126677840 gene encoding probable auxin efflux carrier component 1b isoform X2 produces MISATDLYHVLTAVVPLYVAMILAYGSVKWWKIFTPDQCSGINRFVALFAVPLLSFHFISTNNPYAMNYRFIAADTLQKVIVLLVLAVWSRFSSRGSLEWSITLFSLSTLPNTLVMGIPLLKGMYGNDSGSLMVQIVVLQCIIWYTLMLFLFEFRGARLLIGEQFPDTAGSIISFRVDSDIISLDGREPLQTEAEVGEDGKLHVTVRKSTSSRSEIFSRKSHGPNSGLSLTPRPSNLTNAEIYSLQSSRNPTPRGSSFNHTDFYSMVNAKNATNVSPRQSNFGNLTFDEENAVFANVPRTNGTANYPPPPNAGIFSPGAKKKPENGKDLHMFVWSSSASPVSEGGIHVFRGPDHGIDLNGVAHQKDYDEFGRDEFSFGNRAAPNGADREGPVLSKLGSSSTAELHPKSGANGEAGPTAMPPTSVMTRLILIMVWRKLIRNPNTYSSLIGLTWSLICFRFKVEMPAIVARSISILSDAGLGMAMFSLGLFMALQPRIIACGNTVATFAMAVRFLTGPAVMAAASYIVGLRGVLLHIAIVQAALPQGIVPFVFAKEYNVHPDILSTGVIFGMLIALPITMVYYILLGL; encoded by the exons ATGATCAGTGCAACAGACCTCTACCATGTTCTCACAGCAGTGGTTCCACTCTATGTGGCCATGATCTTGGCTTATGGCTCTGTCAAATGGTGGAAAATCTTCACCCCTGATCAGTGCTCAGGGATCAACAGATTTGTTGCTCTCTTTGCTGTTCCTTTGCTCTCCTTTCACTTCATTTCCACCAACAATCCTTACGCCATGAACTACAGGTTCATTGCAGCTGACACTCTTCAGAAAGTCATTGTCTTGCTGGTTTTAGCTGTGTGGTCGAGGTTTAGCTCCAGGGGCTCTCTTGAATGGTCCATCACTCTCTTCTCCCTCTCCACACTTCCCAACACTCTTGTTATGGGCATCCCTTTGTTGAAGGGTATGTATGGGAACGATTCAGGGAGTCTTATGGTCCAAATAGTTGTGCTTCAGTGCATAATATGGTACACTTTGATGCTTTTTCTGTTTGAATTTAGAGGAGCTAGGCTGTTGATTGGGGAGCAGTTTCCTGATACTGCTGGCTCTATTATCTCCTTCAGAGTTGATTCTGATATCATATCTTTAGATGGTAGAGAGCCGTTGCAAACTGAAGCTGAAGTTGGTGAAGATGGTAAGCTTCATGTTACCGTTAGGAAATCAACTAGTTCAAGATCAGAAATCTTCTCTAGGAAATCACATGGTCCTAACTCTGGTCTTTCATTGACTCCTAGACCCTCTAACTTAACCAATGCAGAGATTTATTCTCTTCAATCTTCAAGAAACCCTACCCCTAGAGGCTCAAGCTTTAACCATACTGATTTTTACTCCATGGTTAATGCCAAGAATGCCACTAATGTTAGCCCTAGACAGTCCAACTTTGGTAACTTGACATTTGATGAAGAAAATGCAGTGTTTGCAAATGTTCCAAGGACTAATGGAACTGCTAATTATCCTCCTCCTCCAAATGCTGGGATATTCTCTCCCGGAGCGAAGAAGAAGCCCGAAAATGGCAAGGATTTGCATATGTTTGTGTGGAGTTCTAGCGCTTCTCCTGTATCTGAAGGCGGGATTCATGTCTTTAGAGGGCCTGATCATGGTATTGACCTTAACGGGGTTGCTCATCAGAAGG ATTATGATGAGTTTGGTCGGGATGAGTTCAGTTTTGGGAACAGAGCTGCCCCGAATGGAGCGGACCGGGAGGGTCCAGTGCTGTCCAAGCTTGGTTCAAGCTCAACAGCAGAACTACACCCAAAGAGTGGCGCTAATGGTGAAGCAGGGCCTACTGCCATGCCACCTACTAGTGTAATGACAAGACTGATTCTTATTATGGTGTGGAGAAAGCTTATCAGGAATCCTAATACTTATTCCAGTCTCATTGGCCTTACTTGGTCTCTAATTTGTTTCAG GTTCAAGGTGGAAATGCCCGCAATCGTTGCTCGTTCGATATCAATCTTATCTGATGCTGGTCTTGGCATGGCCATGTTTAGTCTTG GCTTGTTTATGGCATTGCAGCCAAGGATCATTGCTTGCGGGAACACAGTCGCAACATTTGCAATGGCTGTTAGATTCCTCACGGGTCCAGCAGTCATGGCAGCAGCTTCGTACATCGTCGGACTACGTGGAGTTCTGTTGCACATAGCCATAGTGCAG GCAGCTCTTCCACAAGGGATTGTCCCCTTTGTCTTTGCAAAAGAATACAATGTTCATCCTGACATTTTGAGCACTGG GGTTATATTTGGGATGTTAATAGCTCTTCCTATCACAATGGTTTATTATATATTGCTTGGACTTTGA